One genomic window of Manihot esculenta cultivar AM560-2 chromosome 16, M.esculenta_v8, whole genome shotgun sequence includes the following:
- the LOC110602959 gene encoding probable flavin-containing monooxygenase 1 has product MAKQSDLLVSKIGIIGAGVSGLAALKQLSHHAPVVFEASDSLGGVWKTCSYHSTKLQSPRCDYEFADHPWPNRDDPSFPSHDEILDYLNSYAERFDLFKYIRFNSKVVEVQFIGDRETSEFTSKYGSLLPGQPVWKVAVQTDHSDTIQWYALEFLVICMGKYGDIPKIPNFPINRGPEIFIGKVLHSLDYCKLDREAAAQLLKGKKVAVVGFKKSAIDLALECAQANQGPDGQPCTMVVRTVHWTVPHYWVWGLPFFLFFSTRFSQFIHERPNQNLPKALLCLLFSPMRHVVSKFIESYVLYKLPLQKYGLKPDHPFLEDYASCQMAIMPENFFPQADKGKILFKNTSKFGFFREGLEFEDNTKLKADVVILATGYDGKKKLKNILLEPFCSLLEYPYGVMPLYRGTIHPLIPNMAFLGYIESVSNLHTAELRSMWLARLVDDKFKLPTVEKMLEQVSKEIEIMKRTTRFYKKKHCISTFSINHSDEICEEMGCCSWRKNNLLSEVFSPYGSQDYEKLE; this is encoded by the exons ATGGCAAAGCAAAGTGACCTTTTGGTCTCAAAAATTGGCATTATCGGAGCTGGCGTGAGCGGTTTAGCTGCGCTTAAGCAGCTTTCCCACCATGCTCCGGTGGTTTTCGAGGCTTCCGACTCTCTCGGTGGCGTCTGGAAAACTTGCTCTTACCATTCAACCAAACTTCAGTCCCCTCGTTGCGATTATGAATTCGCTGATCATCCTTGGCCTAACAGAGATGATCCAAGCTTTCCTTCTCATGATGAGATTCTTGATTACTTGAATTCTTATGCTGAGCGTTTTGATCTGTTTAAGTACATTAGGTTCAATTCTAAGGTGGTGGAGGTCCAATTCATCGGTGACCGGGAAACCTCTGAATTTACTTCAAAGTATGGAAGTCTCCTTCCGGGTCAGCCGGTGTGGAAGGTGGCCGTGCAAACCGATCATTCAGACACCATTCAG TGGTATGCCTTGGAGTTTCTTGTGATTTGCATGGGAAAATATGGTGATATACCTAAGATTCCTAATTTTCCTATAAATAGAGGCCCAGAAATTTTCATAGGAAAGGTCTTGCATTCGCTTGACTACTGCAAACTTGATAGGGAAGCTGCTGCTCAACTTCTCAAGGGAAAGAAGGTCGCCGTTGTTGGCTTCAAAAAATCGGCCATTGATTTAGCTTTGGAGTGTGCTCAGGCAAACCAAG GTCCTGATGGGCAGCCGTGCACCATGGTTGTGAGGACCGTGCACTGGACTGTTCCTCATTACTGGGTATGGGGATTGCCATTTTTCTTGTTCTTTTCCACCAGATTTTCTCAGTTCATCCATGAAAGGCCTAATCAAAACCTCCCCAAGGCCCTGCTCTGCCTTCTCTTCTCTCCAATG AGGCATGTTGTTTCCAAGTTCATAGAGTCGTATGTGCTCTATAAACTTCCTCTGCAGAAGTATGGATTAAAACCAGATCATCCTTTCCTTGAAGACTATGCTTCATGCCAGATGGCTATCATGCCGGAAAATTTTTTCCCCCAGGCTGATAAGGGCAAGATTCTGTTTAAAAATACATCAAAATTTGGGTTCTTTAGGGAAGGACTTGAATTTGAAGATAATACTAAATTGAAGGCTGATGTTGTGATTCTTGCAACTGGTTACGATGGAAAGAAAAAGCTCAAAAATATCTTACTAGAGCCTTTTTGTAGTTTATTAGAGTATCCTTATGGAGTCATGCCCTTGTACAG GGGAACCATTCATCCACTGATTCCAAACATGGCTTTTCTGGGTTATATAGAGAGTGTTTCGAATCTTCACACTGCAGAGCTGCGTAGCATGTGGTTGGCAAGACTTGTTGACGATAAATTTAAGCTCCCAACTGTGGAGAAGATGCTTGAGCAAGTTTCAAAGGAGATTGAAATTATGAAGAGGACAACCAGGTTCTACAAAAAGAAGCATTGCATCTCAACTTTTAGCATCAACCACAGTGATGAAATCTGTGAAGAAATGGGGTGCTGTTCCTGGAGGAAGAACAACTTGCTATCTGAAGTATTTAGCCCTTATGGCAGTCAGGACTATGAGAAACTGGAATAA